A single Thiohalobacter thiocyanaticus DNA region contains:
- a CDS encoding RT0821/Lpp0805 family surface protein has translation MSKGYFTALVLAATLGVGGCATYQGPQEQAGMVIGGILGGVLGSEVGGGRGRTAAIIAGTLAGAAIGGAIGQSMDEVDRMKTAGTLETVRTGVTSTWQNPDTGYQYAVTPTRTYETSSGPCREYTIDAQIGGRTEQVYGTACRQPDGSWKVVE, from the coding sequence ATGAGCAAGGGCTATTTCACAGCGTTGGTACTGGCCGCCACGCTCGGGGTGGGCGGCTGCGCCACCTACCAGGGGCCGCAGGAACAGGCGGGGATGGTGATCGGCGGTATCCTCGGCGGTGTGCTGGGCTCGGAGGTCGGCGGCGGGCGCGGCCGTACCGCGGCCATCATTGCCGGTACCCTGGCGGGCGCGGCCATCGGCGGCGCGATTGGCCAGTCCATGGACGAGGTCGACCGCATGAAGACCGCCGGCACCCTGGAGACGGTGCGTACCGGCGTGACCTCCACCTGGCAGAACCCGGATACCGGCTATCAGTATGCGGTCACACCCACCCGCACCTACGAGACCAGCAGCGGTCCCTGCCGGGAGTACACCATCGATGCCCAGATCGGCGGCCGTACCGAGCAGGTCTACGGCACGGCCTGCCGCCAGCCCGACGGCAGCTGGAAGGTGGTCGAATAG
- a CDS encoding TetR/AcrR family transcriptional regulator → MATNDIPLRERKAARTRLNLARALAGQLARHSLDEVAVRDLCAEIEISEATFFNYFPRKTDLLAYLGRLWTLELQWHASQAAAEKPGLAAIEAVFQAAARRVQAEPQAWGEWIAWQAQQREKREEEPLTQAEKRLGFPDCAGIETLAEQRLDGLLAQQLTRAIERGELPANTPVPVVMAALIAQFYGVILILKQAQPGAIGGQFRQQLQLLWAGIRELTRSGTNA, encoded by the coding sequence ATGGCGACCAACGACATCCCACTGCGAGAACGCAAGGCGGCCCGCACCCGCCTGAACCTGGCCCGGGCCCTGGCCGGCCAACTGGCGCGCCACAGCCTGGACGAGGTGGCGGTGCGCGACCTGTGCGCCGAGATAGAGATCTCCGAGGCGACCTTTTTCAATTACTTTCCCCGCAAGACCGACCTGCTGGCCTACCTGGGCCGGCTCTGGACCCTGGAACTGCAATGGCATGCCAGCCAGGCCGCGGCGGAAAAGCCCGGGCTGGCCGCGATCGAGGCGGTGTTCCAGGCCGCGGCCAGGCGAGTTCAGGCCGAGCCCCAGGCCTGGGGCGAGTGGATCGCCTGGCAGGCGCAGCAACGGGAGAAACGCGAGGAGGAGCCGCTCACTCAGGCGGAAAAACGCCTCGGCTTTCCCGACTGCGCAGGCATCGAGACGCTGGCCGAGCAGCGCCTGGACGGCCTGCTGGCACAGCAACTCACGCGCGCGATCGAGCGCGGCGAACTGCCGGCCAACACGCCCGTGCCGGTGGTGATGGCAGCCTTGATCGCCCAGTTCTACGGCGTGATCCTGATCCTCAAGCAGGCCCAGCCCGGCGCCATCGGCGGCCAGTTCCGCCAGCAGCTGCAGCTGCTGTGGGCCGGCATCCGGGAACTGACCCGGAGCGGGACGAACGCCTGA
- a CDS encoding efflux RND transporter periplasmic adaptor subunit, translating to MKPHHPLSALILLGGLCLSLAAALRAEEPAGPVVIVAEASEEGFSEAIEALGTLRANESVVLTATVTETIRALHFDDGDRVEAGQLLVELERGEEQAQLAEARATLEEAHRQYRRVESLEAQDKASRSLLDERRREWETARARVTAIESRLADRMIRAPFAGVLGLRDISVGDLVTPGDPLVTLDDDAVMKLEFTVPATFLAVVEPGLVIEATSPAWPGETFTGEIKAVDSRIDPTTRAVRVRALLPNPGHRLKPGLLMQVEIRRPDRRALFIPEEALMPQGERQFVLRVDRNDNNKVVRQEVGIGARRPGRVEINSGLAPGDAVITHGTQKARPGQPVRIGAVDDGSRPLAQLLQSLDSDGSDG from the coding sequence ATGAAACCGCATCATCCGCTTTCGGCCCTGATCCTGCTCGGCGGTCTGTGCCTGTCACTGGCGGCCGCACTGCGCGCCGAGGAGCCTGCCGGTCCGGTCGTGATCGTGGCCGAGGCCAGCGAGGAAGGCTTCAGCGAAGCCATCGAGGCACTCGGCACCCTGCGCGCCAATGAATCGGTGGTGCTCACGGCAACGGTGACCGAGACCATCCGCGCCCTCCACTTCGACGACGGCGACCGGGTCGAGGCCGGCCAGCTGCTGGTCGAACTCGAGCGCGGCGAGGAGCAGGCCCAGCTGGCCGAGGCCCGTGCCACCCTGGAGGAGGCTCACCGCCAGTACCGGCGGGTGGAATCGCTCGAAGCGCAGGACAAGGCCTCCCGCTCCCTGCTCGACGAACGCCGGCGGGAATGGGAAACCGCCCGCGCGCGGGTCACCGCCATCGAATCGCGCCTCGCTGATCGGATGATCCGGGCGCCGTTCGCCGGCGTGCTGGGGCTGCGCGACATCAGCGTCGGCGACCTGGTCACCCCCGGCGATCCGCTTGTCACCCTGGATGACGACGCGGTGATGAAGCTGGAGTTCACCGTCCCCGCGACCTTCCTGGCCGTGGTGGAGCCGGGGCTGGTGATCGAGGCCACCAGCCCGGCCTGGCCCGGCGAGACCTTCACCGGCGAGATCAAGGCGGTGGACAGCCGCATCGATCCGACCACCCGCGCCGTGCGGGTCCGCGCCCTGCTGCCCAACCCCGGACACCGGCTCAAGCCCGGGCTGCTGATGCAGGTCGAGATACGCCGGCCCGACCGCCGGGCCCTGTTCATTCCGGAAGAGGCGCTGATGCCGCAGGGCGAGCGCCAGTTCGTGCTGCGCGTGGACCGCAATGATAACAACAAAGTAGTGCGCCAGGAGGTCGGCATCGGCGCCCGCCGGCCGGGGCGGGTGGAGATCAACTCCGGCCTGGCGCCGGGTGATGCCGTCATCACCCACGGCACCCAGAAGGCACGTCCGGGCCAGCCGGTGCGCATCGGCGCCGTGGACGACGGCAGCCGACCGCTGGCGCAGCTGCTGCAGTCGCTGGACTCGGACGGCAGCGACGGATGA
- a CDS encoding sigma-54 interaction domain-containing protein: MSCFENLMIGQAPALKTQLRAAALAAATDVPILIAGESGTGKDLLAQAIHRESRRAAGPFVPVNCASMPDGLVESLLYGHRRGAFTGAVVDQAGYIQQARGGTLFLDEVGELPGPAQAKLLRFLETRECQPLGQARPDQVELRVLAATNRDLAADAAAGRFRQDLFYRLNVVPVQMPALRERREDIPALVEHLTGQLSRQHDLAPPRYPAATLNRLQRYDWPGNVRELRNFCERTLILFSGREVQPSNLPAELRAPQPAAKAGGFALPAGGVDLGSLESDLIQQALAQTGGNRSRAARLLGLTRDTLLYRIKKWGIEC, from the coding sequence ATGAGTTGTTTCGAGAATCTCATGATCGGCCAGGCGCCGGCGCTGAAGACCCAACTGCGTGCCGCTGCCCTGGCGGCCGCCACGGACGTCCCCATCCTTATCGCGGGCGAGAGCGGAACGGGCAAGGATCTGCTGGCCCAGGCCATTCACCGGGAGAGCCGGCGTGCCGCCGGTCCCTTCGTCCCGGTCAACTGTGCCTCGATGCCGGACGGGCTGGTCGAGTCCCTGCTCTACGGTCACCGGCGCGGGGCCTTCACCGGCGCCGTGGTCGACCAGGCCGGTTACATCCAGCAGGCGCGTGGCGGCACCCTGTTCCTGGACGAGGTCGGCGAACTGCCCGGCCCGGCCCAGGCCAAGCTGCTGCGCTTCCTGGAGACGCGCGAGTGTCAGCCTCTGGGTCAGGCCCGGCCGGATCAGGTCGAACTGCGGGTACTGGCCGCGACCAACCGCGACCTGGCCGCGGACGCGGCCGCCGGGCGCTTCCGCCAGGACCTGTTCTATCGGCTCAACGTGGTACCGGTGCAGATGCCGGCCCTGCGCGAGCGGCGCGAGGATATCCCGGCGCTGGTGGAGCATCTCACCGGGCAGCTGTCCCGGCAGCACGACCTGGCGCCGCCGCGCTACCCGGCCGCCACCCTGAACCGGCTGCAGCGCTATGACTGGCCGGGCAATGTGCGGGAGTTGCGCAATTTCTGCGAACGCACCCTGATCCTGTTCAGCGGCCGCGAGGTGCAGCCATCGAACCTGCCGGCGGAGTTGCGTGCCCCGCAGCCGGCAGCGAAGGCCGGCGGCTTCGCCCTGCCGGCCGGCGGTGTGGATCTGGGTTCACTGGAATCGGACCTGATCCAGCAGGCGCTGGCCCAGACCGGCGGCAACCGCAGCCGGGCCGCGCGGCTGCTGGGACTGACCCGCGACACCCTGCTCTACCGCATCAAGAAGTGGGGCATCGAGTGCTGA